In Vibrio sp. STUT-A11, a genomic segment contains:
- the malZ gene encoding maltodextrin glucosidase produces MTPPFIFHSQTLDGLSFNEDAITVTLKTESLDFDRVYVRSEPDNEEYLTEMHPAGTSGELKLWKATFAPNKDRDVTHYVFKLVVGEQQFWLDGRDVQSRIPPKEFHFKLNVNNQPPTWVQQQIFYQIFPDRFAPSKDEKSIRQAYGEYNPEAIVKSWGEAVGEHQNTGAKEFFGGDLNGVEQKLDYLENLGVTALYFNPVFRSPSNHKYDTTDYFNIDPMFGSNEQFAQLCNKIRSKQMKIVLDAVFNHTSVHHPWFDVKMQGDGAYGNLESKYRNYYFFDDDSNNYIGWKGISSLPVLNFENKEVRDYIYQGKHAVIKHWLKAPYSVDGWRFDVIHMLGEGEGAKNNAHYVEAFRKATKSVNPNAYVLGEHFFEATQWLQGGQEDGAMNYYGFAHPVRAFIAKQDIMYDPIQINALEFKEWLDEARAKIPFANQLSQLNQLDSHDTARFITLVSRSEDKIHIALTLLMTYVGTPCLYYGSEVGLEGGLDPDNRRCFPWHEVANSEWLGIYRRWIEIRKKFKCLQSGSIQWLYCHNNAFVYARQLQEEAVIVAINMSDKECRIELPLWQLGLSPKSLYNLWDSNEVIDYKNNFSVNLRGKSGKVWRVK; encoded by the coding sequence ATGACCCCTCCATTCATTTTCCACAGTCAGACGTTGGATGGTCTTTCTTTCAACGAAGACGCTATAACGGTCACGCTAAAGACGGAGAGCCTGGATTTTGATCGTGTTTATGTTCGTTCCGAGCCTGATAACGAAGAATATCTGACTGAAATGCATCCAGCGGGTACTTCAGGAGAACTTAAACTCTGGAAAGCAACCTTTGCCCCAAATAAAGATCGAGATGTCACTCACTACGTATTTAAGCTCGTTGTGGGCGAGCAGCAGTTCTGGCTGGATGGAAGGGACGTACAATCGCGCATTCCACCAAAAGAGTTTCACTTTAAATTAAATGTGAATAACCAGCCACCTACATGGGTGCAACAGCAGATCTTCTACCAAATTTTTCCAGACCGTTTTGCTCCAAGTAAGGATGAAAAATCGATTCGACAAGCCTATGGCGAATACAATCCTGAAGCGATAGTAAAGTCATGGGGTGAAGCGGTTGGGGAGCACCAGAATACCGGAGCCAAGGAGTTTTTTGGTGGCGACCTGAACGGCGTTGAGCAGAAGCTCGATTATCTTGAAAATCTGGGCGTGACAGCTTTGTATTTCAATCCGGTCTTCCGCTCTCCGAGTAACCATAAATACGACACCACTGACTATTTCAACATAGACCCAATGTTTGGAAGCAATGAGCAGTTTGCTCAGTTGTGCAACAAGATACGTTCTAAGCAAATGAAAATTGTTTTGGATGCAGTGTTTAATCACACGTCGGTTCACCATCCTTGGTTCGATGTAAAAATGCAAGGGGATGGGGCTTACGGCAATCTGGAATCCAAGTATCGCAACTACTACTTCTTTGACGATGACAGCAACAACTACATTGGCTGGAAAGGTATCAGCAGTTTACCTGTGTTGAACTTCGAAAACAAAGAGGTGCGGGATTACATTTATCAAGGCAAACACGCGGTGATCAAACACTGGCTAAAAGCCCCTTACTCTGTTGATGGCTGGCGCTTTGATGTGATTCATATGCTCGGAGAGGGAGAAGGGGCAAAAAATAACGCTCATTACGTCGAAGCGTTCCGTAAAGCAACAAAGTCGGTGAACCCTAATGCCTATGTCCTTGGAGAACATTTTTTTGAGGCAACTCAGTGGCTACAGGGTGGTCAAGAAGATGGAGCAATGAATTATTACGGCTTTGCTCATCCCGTAAGAGCATTTATTGCCAAGCAAGATATCATGTACGACCCTATCCAGATCAATGCATTAGAGTTTAAAGAGTGGTTAGATGAAGCAAGAGCGAAGATTCCTTTTGCCAACCAGTTATCTCAACTCAATCAACTTGATAGTCATGATACGGCCCGATTCATCACTCTTGTAAGCCGTAGCGAAGACAAAATTCATATCGCGCTGACTTTGTTAATGACTTATGTCGGTACACCTTGCCTTTATTACGGCAGCGAAGTTGGATTGGAAGGTGGGTTAGATCCTGATAACCGACGTTGTTTCCCTTGGCATGAAGTGGCGAACTCTGAATGGTTGGGTATTTATCGACGTTGGATAGAGATTCGTAAAAAGTTCAAATGCCTACAATCCGGCAGTATTCAATGGCTTTATTGCCATAATAACGCGTTTGTATATGCGAGACAGTTGCAAGAGGAAGCGGTCATTGTTGCAATAAACATGAGCGATAAAGAGTGCCGCATTGAGTTACCACTATGGCAATTAGGCCTGAGTCCTAAAAGCTTGTATAACTTATGGGATAGCAATGAGGTTATTGATTATAAGAATAATTTTAGTGTCAATCTTCGAGGGAAAAGTGGCAAAGTATGGCGAGTAAAGTGA
- a CDS encoding ABC transporter substrate-binding protein, which produces MITKRLLATAILSATAVLSSAGAIANTATVAVSQIVEHPALDAARQGLLDGLKAKGYEQGKNLEFDYKTAQGNPAIAVQIARQFVGESPDVLVGIATPSAQALVSATRSIPVVFTAVTDPVGAKLVKTMEQPGQNVTGLSDLSPVAQHVELIQEILPQVKSIGVVFNPGEANAVTLVELLKVSAAAKGIEVVEATALKSADVQSATQAISAKSDIIYAPTDNTVASAIEGMIVAANQSKTPVFGGATSYVEKGAIAGLGFDYYQVGVQTADYVAAILDGQEPGKLDVKVATGSDLVINQDAASKLGIQIPSSVVERATSMQ; this is translated from the coding sequence ATGATAACGAAACGTTTACTAGCCACCGCTATTTTATCAGCGACCGCCGTTCTTTCTTCTGCTGGTGCTATTGCGAATACAGCGACAGTTGCGGTCTCACAGATTGTAGAACACCCGGCATTAGATGCTGCCCGTCAGGGACTCTTAGACGGCTTGAAGGCAAAAGGGTATGAACAGGGTAAAAACCTAGAGTTTGACTACAAAACGGCACAAGGTAACCCTGCTATCGCGGTTCAGATTGCTCGCCAGTTTGTTGGTGAAAGCCCGGATGTGTTAGTCGGTATCGCGACGCCATCTGCACAAGCTCTCGTCTCCGCAACGCGCTCAATCCCCGTTGTTTTTACCGCGGTAACGGACCCAGTTGGTGCAAAACTGGTAAAAACCATGGAACAGCCTGGTCAGAATGTGACTGGACTTTCTGATTTGTCTCCAGTTGCCCAGCATGTTGAGCTTATCCAGGAAATCCTGCCTCAAGTGAAAAGTATTGGTGTGGTCTTCAATCCAGGTGAAGCCAATGCGGTAACCTTGGTCGAACTTCTAAAAGTGAGCGCAGCAGCGAAAGGGATTGAAGTTGTAGAAGCAACGGCTCTGAAAAGTGCCGACGTGCAATCCGCGACTCAGGCTATTTCTGCAAAATCTGACATCATTTACGCACCGACAGACAATACAGTAGCCAGTGCAATTGAAGGTATGATCGTTGCTGCGAATCAGTCTAAGACGCCAGTATTTGGTGGTGCGACATCTTATGTTGAAAAAGGTGCTATCGCAGGCCTTGGCTTTGATTACTACCAAGTAGGTGTTCAAACCGCTGATTATGTCGCGGCGATTCTTGATGGCCAGGAACCGGGCAAACTAGACGTAAAAGTCGCAACAGGTTCTGACTTGGTGATCAATCAAGATGCTGCTTCTAAGCTAGGTATCCAAATACCGAGTTCAGTCGTAGAACGTGCAACAAGCATGCAATAA
- the dusC gene encoding tRNA dihydrouridine(16) synthase DusC has translation MRVVLGPMEGVLDHLMRQILTEINDYDLCVTEFVRVIDQLLPDHVFHRLCPELLQGSQTESGVPVHVQLLGQEPNWMAENAIKAAELGARGIDINFGCPAKMVNKSKGGAALLQHPELVHQVVKACREAVPENIPVSAKIRLGWENPEDCFEIVDAIQSAGANELTVHARTKQGGYKASEIKWEYITKIRERFSIPLIANGEIWNHEDGQRCIETTGVDSLMVCRGAFNIPNLGNMVKHNHQPMSWPEVVELLIYYSKFEIKGDKGLYYPNRVKQWFAYLRQSYPEAQDLFREIRTFNKAAPIVEHIQRYRDELVSATSKVA, from the coding sequence ATGCGAGTTGTATTAGGCCCAATGGAAGGCGTTTTAGACCATCTGATGCGCCAAATTTTGACCGAAATAAACGACTATGATCTCTGCGTTACTGAATTCGTTCGAGTTATCGACCAGTTATTACCGGATCACGTATTCCATCGTTTGTGTCCTGAGCTTCTGCAAGGCTCCCAAACCGAATCTGGTGTACCAGTACATGTGCAATTGTTAGGTCAAGAACCAAACTGGATGGCAGAGAACGCTATCAAAGCTGCTGAACTTGGCGCTCGCGGTATCGACATCAACTTTGGTTGCCCTGCAAAAATGGTGAACAAAAGCAAAGGTGGCGCAGCACTTCTACAACATCCAGAGTTAGTTCACCAAGTCGTAAAAGCTTGTAGAGAAGCCGTTCCTGAAAACATCCCGGTGAGCGCGAAAATCCGTCTGGGTTGGGAAAATCCTGAAGACTGCTTTGAAATTGTCGATGCGATCCAGTCGGCCGGTGCAAATGAATTGACGGTCCACGCTCGTACAAAACAAGGCGGCTATAAAGCATCAGAGATCAAATGGGAATACATTACGAAGATCCGCGAGCGATTCTCTATTCCATTAATTGCCAATGGTGAAATCTGGAACCACGAAGACGGCCAACGCTGCATTGAAACCACAGGTGTTGACTCATTGATGGTTTGTCGAGGTGCGTTTAACATTCCAAATTTAGGCAACATGGTGAAACACAACCACCAGCCTATGTCTTGGCCGGAAGTGGTTGAATTGCTGATTTACTACTCTAAGTTCGAAATAAAAGGCGACAAAGGGCTGTACTACCCGAACCGAGTGAAACAATGGTTCGCTTATTTGCGTCAATCTTACCCAGAAGCACAAGATTTGTTCCGTGAAATCCGCACCTTTAATAAAGCCGCACCCATCGTTGAACATATTCAACGATATCGCGATGAATTGGTGTCAGCGACATCAAAAGTGGCTTAA
- the dsbB gene encoding disulfide bond formation protein DsbB: MNIFRSLNQFSKGRLSWMLLLLFIIFFEACALYFQHVMMLAPCVMCIYERVAMLGIGGAAIIGFISPSNPLFRWLGLITWGLSAYKGLLLALQHVDYQFNPSPFATCDVFVTFPSWAPLNQWAPWLFEAYGDCSEIVWQFFTLSMPQWLVVIFAGNLVFLALVVIAQFFPARRKNPIL, translated from the coding sequence GTGAATATTTTTAGATCACTCAATCAGTTTTCCAAGGGGCGCTTATCTTGGATGCTTCTTCTCTTGTTTATCATTTTCTTTGAAGCATGTGCCCTCTACTTTCAGCATGTGATGATGTTGGCGCCGTGTGTAATGTGTATTTACGAACGTGTGGCTATGCTGGGCATTGGCGGAGCTGCAATTATCGGATTTATTTCACCGAGTAACCCACTCTTCCGATGGCTAGGTCTGATCACTTGGGGACTTAGTGCCTACAAAGGCTTGTTGCTTGCGCTACAGCACGTCGATTATCAGTTCAACCCATCGCCATTTGCGACTTGTGATGTCTTCGTGACTTTCCCAAGCTGGGCACCGCTAAACCAGTGGGCGCCGTGGTTATTCGAAGCCTATGGAGATTGTTCCGAGATTGTGTGGCAGTTCTTCACACTATCGATGCCACAGTGGTTAGTGGTCATTTTTGCGGGTAATCTGGTCTTTCTCGCTCTGGTCGTGATTGCTCAGTTTTTCCCAGCAAGACGTAAGAACCCTATTCTTTAA
- a CDS encoding SEC-C metal-binding domain-containing protein, giving the protein MQYTLIEKGEVQLDESSLFIEGAVLAANLTTKPLAPETWLEPLFGADFKAIQPAVEEQIHKQHNRILRNEYSALALTDNNPEQLADFAEGFMSVWPMIEEQWQGTELNDGLQRMLQALLTTMMLAIDESATQQHMRDAGIENPPALSDLIDQLDLMISEAALGADELMVGNKAKSLNPFKGVGRNDPCPCESGKKFKQCCGK; this is encoded by the coding sequence ATGCAATATACATTGATTGAGAAGGGTGAGGTTCAACTAGATGAATCTTCACTGTTTATTGAAGGGGCGGTGTTAGCTGCAAACCTGACCACTAAGCCTTTGGCTCCAGAAACTTGGTTAGAGCCGCTATTCGGGGCTGACTTTAAAGCCATTCAACCAGCTGTTGAAGAGCAAATTCACAAGCAGCACAATCGTATTTTACGTAACGAGTATTCAGCACTCGCTCTGACAGACAATAACCCCGAGCAACTGGCTGATTTCGCGGAAGGATTTATGTCGGTTTGGCCGATGATTGAAGAACAGTGGCAAGGTACTGAGCTCAATGACGGCTTACAGCGCATGCTACAAGCTTTGCTCACGACGATGATGCTAGCGATCGATGAATCAGCGACTCAACAACACATGCGAGATGCGGGTATTGAGAACCCACCGGCACTGAGTGATTTGATTGATCAACTTGACTTGATGATCAGTGAGGCGGCATTGGGTGCAGACGAGCTCATGGTTGGAAACAAAGCAAAGAGTCTCAATCCATTTAAAGGTGTGGGCCGTAACGATCCTTGTCCATGCGAAAGTGGTAAAAAATTCAAGCAGTGTTGCGGTAAATAG
- a CDS encoding ABC transporter permease, producing MSAFAFFGALEIGLIYGLVALGVYLTFRVLDFPDLSVDGSFPMGAAVAATAIVAGINPWVATGMAIIAGAMTGWVTAFLAVRCGILHLLASILTMIAAFSINIRIMGKPNMALLGEDTILTPFEAMGDSMFVRPLVVGVLVLLSAFFVVRLLNSDFGLGLRATGVNARMVSAQGASTGFYTFFGLALSNGFVGFAGALFAQTNSFADVTSGVGTIVVGLAAVILGQTLIPGRKIWVAVLAVIVGSVLYRLAVAFALSSGMFGLQASDLNLVTAVLVAVALIAPKLKQRMKAKQRVSDAKQVASKKDSGETL from the coding sequence ATGTCTGCATTTGCATTTTTTGGCGCTCTTGAGATTGGCCTGATTTATGGGCTGGTTGCTTTGGGCGTATACCTCACGTTTCGTGTACTCGATTTTCCCGATCTAAGTGTTGATGGCAGTTTCCCTATGGGGGCTGCAGTTGCCGCAACAGCAATTGTTGCTGGTATTAACCCTTGGGTCGCCACAGGAATGGCGATTATAGCCGGTGCTATGACGGGCTGGGTTACCGCGTTTCTGGCTGTCCGTTGCGGTATCTTGCACCTGTTAGCCTCAATTCTCACCATGATTGCTGCCTTTTCCATCAATATTCGTATTATGGGTAAGCCCAATATGGCGTTACTCGGAGAGGATACGATCCTGACACCGTTTGAAGCGATGGGCGACTCAATGTTCGTTCGTCCGCTTGTGGTTGGGGTGTTAGTTCTATTATCTGCATTTTTTGTGGTTCGTTTGCTTAACAGTGACTTTGGCCTTGGTCTAAGAGCAACGGGTGTCAATGCCCGAATGGTTTCTGCTCAAGGTGCCAGCACAGGTTTTTACACCTTCTTTGGCTTGGCACTATCCAATGGTTTCGTTGGCTTTGCCGGCGCACTGTTTGCACAGACTAACAGCTTTGCAGACGTAACATCAGGGGTTGGCACCATTGTGGTCGGCTTAGCTGCGGTGATTTTGGGTCAGACCTTGATCCCTGGGCGCAAGATTTGGGTGGCGGTGTTAGCCGTTATCGTTGGCTCGGTACTGTATCGCCTTGCCGTCGCGTTTGCTTTGAGTTCTGGAATGTTTGGCTTGCAGGCATCCGATCTAAACCTTGTTACTGCTGTGCTGGTTGCGGTCGCATTGATAGCACCAAAACTTAAACAGCGCATGAAAGCGAAACAACGAGTTTCAGATGCTAAACAGGTAGCATCTAAAAAAGATTCAGGGGAGACATTATGA
- a CDS encoding ABC transporter ATP-binding protein, translating into MIELNNIQVTFNPGTILENRALKGVSLEVPEHQFLTVIGSNGAGKSTLLGATTGETPMIGGQVIIDGKDVTRQTVAQRATQCARVFQDPLAGTCGELTIEENMALAYMRGKKRGWRLALSSQRRKLFQDRISILGLGLEDRLGDSIGLLSGGQRQAVSLVMATLSESKLLLLDEHTAALDPRMAAFVIDLTKRIVNEFNLTVMMVTHSMKDALACGDRTVMLHQGEIVLDVAGEQRANMQVPDLLEMFSKVRGEELSDDSLLLN; encoded by the coding sequence ATGATTGAACTCAATAATATCCAAGTGACGTTCAACCCTGGAACGATTCTGGAGAACCGAGCGCTAAAAGGGGTATCTCTAGAGGTACCTGAACATCAGTTTCTTACCGTCATTGGTTCTAACGGTGCCGGTAAATCGACGTTACTTGGCGCTACAACGGGGGAAACCCCGATGATTGGCGGTCAAGTGATCATTGATGGTAAAGACGTGACCCGACAAACTGTGGCTCAGCGTGCCACTCAGTGCGCGCGGGTTTTTCAGGACCCATTGGCTGGTACTTGTGGTGAATTAACCATAGAAGAAAACATGGCACTGGCTTACATGCGTGGTAAAAAGCGTGGCTGGAGACTGGCACTCTCATCCCAGCGCCGAAAGTTGTTTCAAGACCGAATCAGTATTCTTGGTTTGGGGTTAGAAGACAGGCTGGGGGATAGCATTGGCTTGTTGTCCGGTGGTCAACGACAAGCGGTGAGTTTGGTAATGGCAACCTTGTCGGAAAGTAAGCTGCTGCTACTCGATGAACACACGGCGGCGCTTGACCCGCGTATGGCGGCTTTTGTTATAGATCTGACCAAACGTATTGTGAACGAGTTTAATTTAACCGTGATGATGGTTACCCACTCAATGAAAGATGCATTGGCTTGTGGCGACAGAACCGTAATGCTTCATCAGGGGGAAATTGTGCTGGATGTAGCAGGGGAACAAAGAGCAAATATGCAGGTACCAGACTTGCTGGAAATGTTCTCGAAAGTGCGTGGTGAAGAACTGTCCGACGATAGTTTGTTACTCAATTAG